From the Opitutia bacterium genome, one window contains:
- a CDS encoding HAD family hydrolase, giving the protein MTLRPAVFLDRDGTLNAPVVRDGKPYPPATIGEFRLLDGVAENCARLHAAGFALVVATNQPDVGRGTQPQSVVEAMHAHLRTLIPQLDLIQVCYHGGTDHGQPCECRKPKPAMLLDAARQLGLDLSRSWMVGDRWRDIDCGAAAGVRTIFIDWGYDEKLRAKPDYTVKSFTEATGIILARL; this is encoded by the coding sequence ATGACTCTTCGTCCCGCCGTCTTCCTCGATCGCGACGGCACGCTGAACGCCCCCGTCGTCCGCGACGGCAAGCCCTACCCGCCGGCCACCATCGGCGAGTTTCGCCTGCTCGACGGCGTCGCGGAAAACTGCGCCCGACTCCACGCCGCCGGCTTCGCACTCGTCGTCGCGACCAATCAACCCGACGTCGGCCGCGGCACGCAGCCACAATCCGTCGTGGAGGCCATGCACGCCCACCTGCGCACGCTCATCCCGCAGCTCGACCTCATCCAAGTCTGCTACCATGGCGGCACCGACCACGGGCAACCGTGCGAATGCCGCAAGCCCAAGCCCGCGATGCTCCTCGACGCCGCGCGCCAGCTCGGCCTCGACCTGTCGCGGAGCTGGATGGTGGGCGATCGCTGGCGCGATATCGACTGCGGCGCTGCCGCCGGCGTGCGCACGATCTTCATCGATTGGGGCTACGACGAGAAGCTGCGCGCGAAGCCCGATTACACCGTCAAATCCTTCACCGAGGCGACCGGGATTATCCTTGCCCGCCTCTAA
- a CDS encoding transaldolase: protein MKSLSDLKIQIYADGADKAGILDLYAKPYIKGLTTNPTLMNKAGIKDYEAFSKDVLQTVTAKPISLEVFTDDLVDMKRQALKIASWGSNVYVKIPITNSVGASCLPLIKELAAQNVKLNITALLTLEQVAGVAAALNPAVPSVVSVFAGRIADTGVDPMPIMRASKALLAGQPKAELLWASVREVLNIFQAADSGCDIVTVPHDILGKAAKMYGMDLTALSLDTVKMFAKDAAAAGYKL, encoded by the coding sequence ATGAAATCCCTCAGCGATCTCAAGATCCAAATCTATGCTGATGGTGCCGACAAAGCCGGCATCCTCGATCTTTACGCCAAGCCCTACATCAAGGGCCTGACGACCAACCCGACCTTGATGAACAAGGCCGGCATCAAGGACTACGAGGCGTTCTCGAAGGACGTGCTCCAGACCGTCACCGCGAAACCCATTTCGCTCGAAGTCTTCACCGACGACCTCGTCGATATGAAGCGCCAGGCGCTGAAGATCGCCTCTTGGGGCTCGAACGTCTACGTGAAGATCCCGATCACGAACTCCGTCGGCGCCTCCTGCCTCCCGCTGATCAAGGAGCTCGCCGCTCAGAACGTGAAGCTCAACATCACCGCGCTCCTCACGCTCGAGCAGGTCGCCGGCGTCGCCGCCGCGCTCAATCCCGCCGTGCCGTCCGTCGTCTCCGTGTTCGCCGGCCGCATCGCCGACACCGGCGTCGACCCAATGCCGATCATGCGCGCCTCCAAGGCCCTCCTCGCCGGTCAGCCCAAGGCCGAACTCCTCTGGGCCTCCGTCCGCGAAGTCCTCAACATCTTCCAGGCCGCCGACTCCGGCTGCGACATCGTCACCGTCCCGCACGACATCCTCGGCAAGGCCGCCAAGATGTATGGCATGGACCTC